A genomic region of Cannabis sativa cultivar Pink pepper isolate KNU-18-1 chromosome 1, ASM2916894v1, whole genome shotgun sequence contains the following coding sequences:
- the LOC115708252 gene encoding disease resistance RPP13-like protein 4, translating into MEQIEKTLGSFLKAPESIHGDETYPIRRFTSQDFNPTEIIGMEEDVKKIKGWIFDTNEALQQVAIVGMGGLGKTTIAQKIFHDTDVLARFDKMIWVPVSRGYNEETLVRSMLERLGKHVSGIGSASQLLGEVQHVLADKACLIVMDDVWQVNVEWWTNLCSVFPKGDGKKSTIIITTRNEGVASDMGVESSRIHKPEPLNDEHSWTLFSKFAFSSRKGICSDSNFEILGKDITEKCGGLPLAIKTIGALLAAKIDHPHEWRLGEIFPRIFILN; encoded by the coding sequence ATGGAGCAGATTGAGAAGACTTTGGGAAGTTTTCTCAAAGCCCCGGAAAGCATTCACGGCGATGAAACATACCCAATTAGACGTTTCACTTCTCAAGATTTTAATCCCACAGAGATAATTGGGATGGAAGAAGATGTAAAGAAGATCAAAGGTTGGATCTTTGACACAAACGAGGCGCTTCAACAGGTGGCCATTGTAGGGATGGGGGGATTGGGGAAAACCACGATCGCCCAAAAAATATTTCACGATACTGATGTGCTTGCTCGTTTTGATAAGATGATTTGGGTCCCTGTTTCGAGGGGTTATAATGAGGAGACACTGGTGAGGTCCATGTTGGAGAGATTAGGGAAACATGTTTCTGGGATTGGTAGTGCTTCTCAATTGTTGGGAGAAGTTCAACATGTTCTTGCTGACAAGGCTTGTCTTATTGTAATGGACGATGTTTGGCAAGTGAATGTAGAGTGGTGGACCAACTTGTGCTCTGTTTTTCCCAAAGGAGATGGGAAAAAGAGtactataataataacaactagAAATGAAGGGGTTGCTAGTGATATGGGGGTAGAGAGTTCAAGAATTCACAAACCGGAACCTTTAAATGACGAACACAGTTGGACTTTGTTTTCTAAGTTTGCCTTTTCTTCAAGGAAGGGAATTTGTTCGGAttccaattttgagatattgggCAAGGATATCACTGAAAAGTGTGGGGGATTGCCTCTAGCCATTAAGACCATTGGGGCTCTGTTAGCAGCAAAGATTGATCATCCCCATGAATGGAGACTTGGAGAGATATTTCCAAGAATTTTCATTCTCAATTGA